From Bacteroidota bacterium, the proteins below share one genomic window:
- a CDS encoding acyltransferase encodes MVKTDSFSRNNFDLLRILAASQVMVAHSFHHLGLDTESAWFQWLDRFPGVPVFFIISGFLVSASLERSKSPADYFTNRFLRIFPALWCCLGISVLAAKCFGNVDFSRWETLPWLLGQISFVQFFNPEFLRGYGTGVLNGSLWTITVELQFYLLLPLLYAVLLRKSKNDQVLGALLVLFILLSALLWTLDIPRHTEKWLQVTFLPHFSLFLLGIWIRRRALHESPLLKGKALIWLIVYASLVSAPVPDVFRLPLSRLVLGLLTISSAYTLPGLADNILQRQDLSYGVYIYHMVAVNAIVELQQTRTLSDFWMVAAATYSLAAMSWWLVEKPYLRKKTGTLKVPVVT; translated from the coding sequence ATGGTGAAAACGGACTCCTTTTCCCGCAATAACTTCGACCTCCTGCGGATCCTTGCGGCCAGCCAGGTCATGGTCGCACATTCGTTTCACCATCTCGGCTTGGATACCGAATCGGCCTGGTTCCAATGGCTGGATCGCTTCCCGGGTGTTCCTGTATTTTTTATCATCAGCGGATTTCTTGTCTCCGCATCCCTGGAGCGCAGCAAGTCGCCAGCCGACTATTTCACCAACCGCTTCCTGCGCATCTTTCCGGCCTTATGGTGTTGCCTCGGCATCTCCGTACTCGCTGCAAAATGTTTTGGAAACGTGGATTTCTCGCGATGGGAAACGCTGCCCTGGCTGCTTGGACAAATTTCCTTTGTTCAATTTTTCAATCCGGAATTTCTTCGTGGGTATGGAACGGGTGTCCTCAACGGCAGCCTTTGGACGATCACCGTCGAATTGCAGTTTTATTTGCTCCTACCTCTGCTCTACGCGGTCCTGTTGCGCAAATCGAAAAACGATCAGGTACTGGGGGCGCTGCTGGTCCTCTTCATTCTACTCAGCGCTCTGTTGTGGACACTGGACATCCCACGTCACACGGAGAAATGGCTACAGGTGACGTTCCTCCCCCACTTTTCATTGTTCCTGCTCGGCATTTGGATACGCCGGCGGGCCCTGCACGAATCCCCTTTATTGAAAGGCAAAGCGTTGATCTGGCTCATCGTCTACGCCTCGTTGGTAAGCGCACCCGTTCCGGATGTTTTCCGCTTGCCCCTCTCCCGGCTTGTACTGGGATTGCTGACCATTTCCTCTGCTTATACCTTGCCCGGTCTGGCCGACAACATCCTGCAACGGCAGGATTTGTCCTATGGTGTTTATATCTACCACATGGTAGCCGTGAACGCGATCGTTGAACTTCAACAAACCAGGACGCTTTCGGATTTCTGGATGGTTGCCGCGGCAACCTATTCACTCGCGGCCATGTCCTGGTGGCTCGTAGAAAAACCCTACCTGCGAAAAAAAACAGGTACCCTGAAGGTGCCTGTCGTGACTTGA
- a CDS encoding DUF1972 domain-containing protein — MKQEREQLAIIGCAGVPARYGGFETLAHHLVRELRRDYRITVYCSAPLYREEERRRRWRGARLLYLPFRANGVQSIVYDIVSILHALFYADRLLILGVSGCILLPFVRLFTRKKIIVNIDGLEWRRNKWSKPVRKFLRLSEYLAVKWAHADIADNRAIQSYTAASYGTVSDYAPYGADHVLSRPLPADLVEAHPALRGRYAFTVCRIEPENNLHLILEAFDQERSTPLFVVGNWDNSEYGRSLRAQYAGHATITLLDPIYDQDRLDGLRSNCALYVHGHSAGGTNPSLVEAMYLGLPVFAFDVVYNRETTHGHARFFEDARQLAALLRKTPAAELPQIGAELKRLAYRQYTWAAVANRYRRILSGAGIRVNKPNAVPAVQTLSPRVLQRANALHLRYADPLKVHEQKAA, encoded by the coding sequence GTGAAACAGGAACGCGAACAATTGGCCATCATCGGCTGTGCCGGCGTCCCGGCCCGCTACGGCGGATTCGAGACGCTGGCGCACCACCTCGTACGCGAGTTGCGCAGGGATTACCGGATCACGGTATACTGCAGCGCGCCGCTGTACCGCGAGGAGGAGCGTCGCCGCCGCTGGCGCGGGGCACGCCTGCTGTACCTGCCGTTTCGCGCGAACGGTGTTCAGAGCATCGTGTACGATATCGTATCGATCCTGCACGCCCTCTTCTACGCCGATCGTCTGCTGATCCTTGGCGTATCCGGCTGCATCCTGCTGCCGTTCGTTCGCCTGTTCACACGGAAGAAAATAATCGTAAACATTGATGGCTTGGAATGGCGCCGGAACAAATGGAGCAAACCGGTGCGTAAGTTCCTGCGGTTGTCGGAGTATCTGGCAGTGAAATGGGCGCACGCCGATATCGCCGACAACCGGGCCATTCAATCCTACACCGCCGCTTCCTATGGAACGGTGAGTGACTATGCTCCCTATGGCGCCGACCATGTGTTGTCGCGCCCCCTGCCGGCCGATCTTGTCGAAGCGCATCCCGCTTTGCGTGGACGCTACGCGTTCACCGTCTGTCGCATCGAACCGGAGAATAACCTGCACCTGATCCTCGAAGCGTTCGACCAGGAACGCAGCACGCCGCTGTTCGTCGTCGGCAACTGGGACAACAGCGAGTACGGTCGCTCACTCCGCGCGCAATACGCCGGGCACGCTACCATCACGCTGCTGGACCCGATCTACGATCAGGACCGCCTCGACGGACTTCGCTCGAATTGCGCTTTGTATGTGCACGGGCATTCCGCCGGCGGTACGAATCCCTCGCTGGTCGAGGCGATGTACCTGGGCTTGCCGGTGTTCGCTTTCGATGTAGTGTACAACCGTGAAACCACACACGGTCATGCCCGCTTCTTCGAAGATGCCCGTCAACTCGCAGCGCTGTTGCGCAAGACGCCCGCTGCTGAATTGCCTCAGATCGGTGCCGAACTGAAGCGCCTCGCTTACCGCCAGTATACCTGGGCGGCTGTAGCGAACCGCTATCGCCGGATTCTCTCCGGTGCCGGTATCCGCGTTAACAAACCGAATGCTGTGCCGGCGGTACAGACGCTTTCTCCGCGTGTCCTGCAACGCGCGAATGCCTTGCACCTGCGCTACGCCGATCCGTTGAAAGTCCACGAACAAAAAGCCGCCTGA
- a CDS encoding undecaprenyl/decaprenyl-phosphate alpha-N-acetylglucosaminyl 1-phosphate transferase has translation MDLDYALSFLLAALLSAGVIPWIVRYAHRRSLLDRPDGRKQHERAVPAMGGVAVFFAFTLTACFWLQGTSMRETLFLFPALLILFVTGMVDDLRDLSPGRKFFFQFIAAGIVCAGGLRIRSDFGLFGIGELDVVSSYIVTMLFITAMTNAYNLIDGVDGLLGGIALIGSAGLGLLFLQAGDGFHAALSFALSGALAGFLRYNFYPAILFMGDTGSLLVGFLLAALGIRFFSLPLHELAHAGISHGFTVVAGLLFLPVFDVVRVFIIRMLKGKSPFHGDRRHLHHVLVKNGLSAPLVCLTEYGATVLFSVLSVTWLQRFSTASALLLLFSLAVLLAEGLTIAYLVRSRRNLRSRADQFGDLRRKNRFAARLLNF, from the coding sequence ATGGACCTCGACTACGCCCTGTCCTTCCTGCTTGCCGCGTTGCTGTCGGCCGGAGTCATTCCCTGGATCGTTCGCTATGCGCACCGGCGCTCGTTGCTCGACCGTCCCGACGGCCGAAAGCAGCATGAGCGCGCGGTACCGGCCATGGGCGGTGTTGCGGTCTTCTTTGCCTTTACACTTACCGCCTGCTTCTGGCTGCAGGGAACCTCGATGCGGGAAACGCTGTTTCTTTTCCCTGCCCTGCTGATCCTGTTCGTGACCGGCATGGTCGACGACCTGCGTGACCTGAGCCCCGGACGGAAATTCTTCTTTCAATTCATTGCAGCCGGCATTGTCTGCGCCGGCGGGTTGCGCATCCGTTCCGACTTCGGCCTCTTCGGCATCGGGGAACTGGATGTCGTCAGTTCCTACATCGTTACCATGCTGTTCATCACCGCGATGACCAACGCCTACAACCTGATCGACGGCGTCGACGGTTTGTTGGGTGGCATCGCGCTGATCGGCAGTGCCGGACTCGGTTTATTGTTCCTGCAAGCGGGCGATGGATTTCACGCCGCGCTCTCGTTTGCACTCTCCGGCGCTTTGGCCGGCTTTCTGCGATACAACTTCTATCCTGCGATATTATTCATGGGCGATACCGGGTCCCTGCTCGTCGGCTTTCTGCTGGCGGCGCTGGGGATCCGGTTCTTTTCTCTCCCCTTACACGAGCTGGCGCATGCCGGCATCTCACACGGCTTCACCGTTGTCGCCGGTTTGCTCTTCCTGCCGGTCTTTGATGTGGTACGGGTCTTCATCATCCGCATGCTGAAGGGCAAATCGCCCTTCCATGGCGACCGTCGCCACCTGCACCATGTGCTGGTGAAAAACGGCTTGAGTGCGCCGCTCGTATGCCTCACCGAGTACGGCGCTACCGTGTTGTTCAGCGTATTATCCGTTACCTGGTTGCAGCGGTTTTCCACTGCATCCGCTTTACTCTTATTGTTCTCCCTCGCCGTGCTGCTGGCGGAAGGACTGACCATCGCCTATCTGGTCCGTTCCCGCAGGAACCTGCGTAGCCGCGCCGATCAGTTCGGCGATCTGCGCCGCAAGAACCGCTTTGCTGCACGTTTGCTCAATTTCTGA
- a CDS encoding response regulator gives MRLPSNRSILIVEDNRYYASMIENHLQQYPGFTVAAFDNGDAAMEAYDRVRPDIVLLDYHLNVEDDSAPTGYDYLQQIKDRNPEQAVVMLSSNDNVKQVVELLKTGAYDYVLKDESAFEQLDKVLLNLEEVLSIRTEVKNLKSVLRRQNRRFAWTLAAVAVIVTACFEWLD, from the coding sequence ATGCGCCTGCCATCCAATCGTTCCATACTCATCGTCGAAGACAATCGTTATTACGCTTCGATGATCGAGAACCACCTGCAGCAGTATCCCGGTTTTACGGTTGCCGCTTTCGATAACGGCGACGCGGCCATGGAAGCCTACGACCGTGTTCGTCCGGATATCGTATTGCTCGATTATCACCTGAATGTCGAGGACGACAGCGCCCCTACCGGGTACGACTACCTGCAGCAGATCAAAGACCGCAATCCCGAACAGGCGGTCGTGATGCTCAGCAGCAACGACAACGTGAAACAGGTCGTGGAGCTGCTCAAGACGGGTGCCTACGATTACGTGCTGAAGGACGAGTCCGCGTTCGAACAGCTCGACAAAGTGCTGCTCAACCTCGAAGAGGTGCTGAGCATCCGTACCGAAGTGAAGAACCTCAAAAGCGTCCTGCGCCGGCAGAACCGCCGCTTCGCCTGGACCCTGGCCGCCGTGGCGGTGATTGTCACCGCCTGCTTTGAGTGGCTGGACTAA
- a CDS encoding TfoX/Sxy family protein, producing the protein MPYNEKLADRARAILAESGRKIKEKKMFGGLCFMVNDKMCIGVEQDRMMVRLDPGCYDEALDQEGAAPMDFTGKVMKGFIFVDANTLTSKPKLNYWIKLALEYNKVAKKAKKKK; encoded by the coding sequence ATGCCTTACAACGAAAAACTCGCTGACCGCGCCCGGGCAATTCTGGCGGAAAGCGGACGAAAGATCAAAGAAAAGAAGATGTTTGGCGGATTGTGCTTTATGGTCAACGACAAGATGTGCATTGGTGTCGAACAGGACCGCATGATGGTCCGGCTGGATCCTGGGTGCTACGACGAAGCCCTTGATCAGGAAGGCGCCGCTCCGATGGATTTCACCGGCAAGGTCATGAAAGGTTTCATCTTTGTCGATGCGAACACCCTCACGTCAAAACCCAAACTGAATTACTGGATCAAGCTGGCTTTGGAATACAACAAAGTGGCAAAGAAGGCGAAGAAGAAAAAGTAA
- the purD gene encoding phosphoribosylamine--glycine ligase, which yields MNILLLGSGGREHALAWKLAQSPRCDRLFIAPGNAGTALVGSNVALSITDFAAIGRLVKEQQIGLVVVGPEEPLVKGIRDHFEADASLRSVPMIGPSQLGAQLEGSKDFAKAFLTRHNIPTARYKTFTSDNLEDGYAFIDALKPPYVLKADGLAAGKGVVILDQAAAAKSELKEMILGKKFGAASAQVVIEEFLHGIELSVFVLTDGTSYRLLPEAKDYKRIGDRDTGPNTGGMGAVSPVPFATKEFLQKVEERIVIPTVRGLAADSIRYNGFLFIGLMNVGGDPYVIEYNVRMGDPETEAVIPRIQGDLLELLLATGEGRLAEVPLTIDPRTAVTLVLVSGGYPNDYKKGLPVSGLGNDGDSLVFHAGTSTNAAGEVVTNGGRVFAITSFGTDISSARALSYAAAEKIGYEGKYHRSDIGLDLI from the coding sequence ATGAACATCCTTCTTCTTGGATCCGGCGGTCGGGAGCATGCGTTGGCGTGGAAGCTGGCGCAGAGTCCGCGCTGCGACCGCTTATTCATCGCACCGGGAAATGCCGGTACGGCGCTGGTCGGCAGTAATGTGGCACTTTCCATCACCGACTTCGCCGCTATCGGACGCCTGGTGAAGGAACAACAGATCGGATTGGTGGTCGTCGGGCCGGAGGAGCCGCTGGTGAAGGGTATCCGGGATCATTTCGAAGCCGATGCTTCGCTGCGTTCGGTGCCGATGATCGGTCCCTCGCAACTGGGCGCGCAACTCGAAGGGAGTAAGGATTTTGCCAAGGCGTTCCTGACCCGGCACAACATACCGACCGCGCGCTACAAGACTTTTACATCCGATAATCTCGAGGACGGATATGCGTTCATCGACGCGTTGAAGCCGCCCTATGTTTTAAAGGCCGATGGGCTTGCTGCAGGAAAAGGTGTCGTGATCCTGGATCAGGCCGCCGCCGCCAAATCGGAATTGAAGGAGATGATCCTCGGTAAGAAATTCGGAGCGGCGAGTGCACAGGTGGTCATCGAGGAGTTTTTGCATGGCATCGAGTTGTCGGTTTTCGTGCTGACCGATGGAACCTCTTACCGCCTGTTGCCGGAAGCCAAAGATTATAAACGTATCGGTGACCGGGACACCGGCCCCAATACCGGTGGCATGGGGGCCGTGAGTCCGGTGCCGTTCGCGACGAAGGAGTTTCTGCAAAAAGTGGAAGAGCGGATCGTGATCCCGACCGTGCGAGGATTGGCGGCGGACAGCATCCGGTACAACGGCTTCCTCTTCATCGGACTGATGAACGTCGGCGGCGATCCTTACGTTATCGAGTACAATGTCCGAATGGGCGACCCGGAAACGGAAGCGGTGATCCCGCGCATCCAGGGCGACCTGTTGGAATTGTTACTCGCCACAGGCGAAGGACGGCTGGCCGAAGTCCCGCTCACGATCGACCCGCGAACTGCCGTCACCCTGGTACTGGTCAGCGGTGGCTATCCAAACGATTACAAGAAGGGATTACCGGTCAGCGGACTTGGTAACGATGGCGACAGTCTGGTGTTCCATGCCGGCACATCGACGAATGCCGCCGGTGAAGTCGTTACGAACGGCGGCCGCGTATTCGCCATCACTTCCTTCGGCACAGATATTTCATCTGCGCGGGCATTGTCCTACGCGGCAGCGGAGAAGATCGGGTACGAAGGCAAGTACCACCGAAGTGATATCGGTTTGGATCTGATTTGA
- the ybeY gene encoding rRNA maturation RNase YbeY: MSATILFFKEDVRFVFRGADDLRKWIQKAAKAEGHRVAEINYIFCSDRYLRKMNKQYLQHDYNTDIITFDNSPGPNIIGGDIFISIDRVKINAKTYGSTFTDELHRVMIHGILHLCGYRDKTEAEKVKMRGREEYWLAKR; this comes from the coding sequence ATGTCAGCCACCATCCTGTTCTTCAAAGAAGATGTGCGCTTCGTCTTCCGGGGCGCCGACGACCTGCGCAAGTGGATCCAGAAGGCCGCTAAAGCGGAAGGCCATCGGGTCGCGGAGATCAATTACATTTTCTGCAGCGACCGCTACCTGCGCAAGATGAACAAGCAATACCTGCAACACGATTACAATACCGACATCATCACGTTCGACAATTCACCCGGACCGAACATCATCGGCGGCGACATATTCATCTCGATCGATCGCGTCAAAATCAACGCCAAGACCTACGGCAGCACCTTCACCGACGAGCTCCACCGCGTCATGATCCACGGCATCCTCCACCTCTGCGGCTACCGCGACAAGACCGAAGCAGAAAAAGTGAAGATGAGGGGGCGGGAGGAATATTGGTTAGCGAAAAGGTGA
- a CDS encoding ATP-binding protein → MQGNDQLQTLELRSQPDSIGAVERMIDQLRDQYEVSEDMYGNMLVALTEAVTNAIYHGNQSDPGKKVHIKYGRVNNSLNFTISDEGRGFDYYNLPDPTAPENLEKECGRGIFLMKHLTDQLIFSENGRVVELHFKLGNN, encoded by the coding sequence ATGCAGGGCAACGACCAATTACAGACCCTGGAGCTCCGGTCCCAGCCGGATAGTATTGGCGCCGTGGAGCGCATGATCGACCAGCTCCGCGACCAGTACGAAGTCAGCGAGGACATGTACGGCAACATGCTGGTGGCCCTCACCGAGGCTGTCACCAACGCCATTTACCACGGAAACCAATCGGATCCCGGTAAAAAGGTGCACATCAAATACGGCCGCGTCAATAACTCCCTGAATTTCACGATCTCCGACGAAGGCCGCGGCTTCGACTACTACAATCTCCCCGACCCGACCGCCCCCGAAAACCTCGAAAAAGAGTGTGGTCGCGGCATTTTTCTCATGAAGCACCTCACCGACCAGCTCATTTTCTCCGAAAACGGCCGGGTGGTCGAACTCCACTTCAAGCTCGGAAATAATTGA
- a CDS encoding class I SAM-dependent methyltransferase yields the protein MLLLAPERFPDYELIDCGNFEKLERFGSVITIRPEPQAVWDPRLTQRDWEKKAHLRFVPKSSSSGSWKKMKDAPDRWQIRYQLPESGGKKPAPLTFRLALTAFKHVGVFPEQAVNWDYIYRSVKALHIEQPRVLNLFAYTGGASLAARAAGADVTHLDSVRQVVSWARENMELSQQQDIRWLVEDAMTFVRREVKRGKKYHGIILDPPAYGHGTDRQKWKLEDMINEMVQHVRALLEEKHFLVLNTYSLGFSSIILENLLADCPGLETGELYLQATSGVKLPLGVFGRVVRS from the coding sequence ATGCTGTTATTGGCCCCCGAACGCTTCCCGGATTACGAACTGATCGACTGCGGGAACTTTGAAAAACTGGAACGTTTCGGGTCGGTCATTACCATTCGTCCGGAGCCCCAGGCAGTCTGGGATCCCCGGCTGACGCAGCGCGATTGGGAGAAGAAAGCCCACCTGCGGTTTGTGCCCAAGAGCAGCTCGAGCGGTAGCTGGAAAAAGATGAAGGACGCGCCCGACCGCTGGCAGATCCGGTATCAGCTTCCCGAAAGCGGCGGTAAGAAGCCGGCGCCCCTGACCTTCCGACTGGCCCTCACCGCCTTCAAACACGTGGGCGTTTTTCCGGAGCAGGCGGTCAACTGGGACTACATTTACCGATCCGTGAAAGCGCTCCACATCGAGCAGCCGCGCGTGCTCAACCTGTTTGCCTACACCGGAGGCGCTTCACTTGCCGCGCGCGCTGCCGGTGCCGACGTGACCCACCTCGACTCGGTCCGGCAGGTCGTCAGTTGGGCACGGGAGAACATGGAGCTGAGCCAGCAGCAGGACATCCGCTGGCTGGTGGAAGACGCGATGACCTTCGTGCGCCGCGAAGTGAAGCGCGGAAAGAAATACCACGGCATCATCCTCGATCCGCCGGCCTACGGTCACGGCACCGACCGGCAGAAATGGAAACTCGAAGACATGATCAACGAGATGGTGCAACACGTCCGCGCGCTGCTCGAGGAGAAACACTTTCTCGTCCTCAACACTTACTCGCTCGGCTTTTCCAGCATCATCCTCGAAAACCTCCTCGCCGATTGTCCCGGCCTCGAAACCGGCGAGCTCTACTTACAGGCGACCAGCGGAGTGAAGTTGCCGTTGGGGGTTTTTGGGAGGGTTGTTCGGAGCTGA
- a CDS encoding PIN domain-containing protein — MKHLFLDTNVLIDFLADRKPFAVAATRLFDLSAKRKLTLYVSSVSFNNIYYIIRQSKSHAETLKLLLTLSELVEIVAVTPAVISKALTSDIRDFEDAIQYHCAKTIIKLDALVTRDTRDYRKSTLPVLNPTEAIGLLESMRG; from the coding sequence ATGAAGCACCTGTTTCTGGACACCAACGTACTGATCGACTTCCTGGCCGATCGTAAACCGTTTGCGGTTGCAGCAACGCGTCTTTTCGACCTTTCCGCTAAAAGGAAATTAACCCTATACGTTTCATCGGTTTCGTTTAACAACATCTATTACATCATCCGACAGTCCAAATCACATGCGGAAACGCTGAAACTCTTACTTACGCTAAGCGAACTGGTCGAGATCGTTGCTGTTACCCCGGCTGTCATTTCGAAAGCGCTAACATCCGATATCCGCGATTTTGAAGACGCGATCCAATACCATTGCGCAAAGACCATCATCAAGTTGGACGCTCTGGTGACGCGCGATACCCGCGACTACAGGAAAAGCACCCTGCCTGTACTTAATCCCACGGAGGCTATAGGCCTGTTGGAGAGTATGCGCGGCTGA